The Ruania alba genome has a window encoding:
- the gltX gene encoding glutamate--tRNA ligase, with amino-acid sequence MTTPVSGADVRVRFCPSPTGTPHVGLIRTALFNWAQARHHGGTFVFRIEDTDAARDSQESYEQLLDALRWLGLDWDEGVEAGGPDGPYRQSERAAIYADVADKLLSSGYAYESFSTPEEIEARHRAAGRDPKLGYDGFDRDLSEEEKAAFRAEGRTPVLRLRMPAEDITFTDLVRGEVTFAAGSVPDFVIVRGNGQPLYTLTNPLDDALMRITHVLRGEDLLSSTPRQIALHRALTELGIAEGVPSYGHLPMVTGEGNKKLSKRAPESNLFLHRERGFIPEGLLNYLALLGWSISPDNDIFTQDELVAAFDVTDVNPNPARFDQKKAEAINAAHLRLLPAEDFRARLVPYLHQAGVVPAGTYEELTAEQQRLLELATPLVQERMTLLGEAPGMLGFLFVADDDLVVDEEARAALRAEAADVLDRSIEVLEGLDDLSPEPQQAALKAVLVEELGIKPRFAFAPLRVAITGRRVSPPLFESIEILGKDSALTRLRALRASL; translated from the coding sequence ATGACGACTCCCGTTTCCGGCGCCGATGTGCGCGTCCGCTTCTGTCCCTCGCCCACCGGTACCCCGCACGTCGGGCTGATCCGCACGGCCCTGTTCAACTGGGCGCAGGCCCGCCACCACGGTGGCACGTTCGTGTTCCGGATCGAGGACACCGACGCCGCTCGCGACAGCCAGGAGAGCTACGAGCAGCTCCTGGACGCGCTGCGCTGGCTCGGCCTGGACTGGGACGAGGGCGTTGAGGCCGGCGGACCGGACGGACCGTACCGGCAGTCCGAGCGTGCGGCGATCTACGCCGACGTCGCCGACAAGCTGCTCAGCTCCGGGTATGCGTACGAGTCGTTCTCCACCCCGGAGGAGATCGAGGCACGCCACCGCGCGGCCGGGCGCGACCCCAAGCTCGGCTACGACGGTTTCGACCGCGACCTGTCCGAGGAGGAGAAGGCCGCGTTCCGGGCCGAGGGCCGCACCCCCGTGCTGCGGCTGCGGATGCCCGCCGAGGACATCACCTTCACCGACCTCGTGCGGGGCGAGGTGACCTTCGCCGCCGGCTCGGTGCCGGACTTCGTGATCGTGCGCGGCAACGGCCAGCCGCTCTACACCCTCACCAACCCGCTCGACGACGCGTTGATGCGGATCACGCACGTGCTGCGCGGGGAGGACCTGCTCTCCTCCACCCCGCGGCAGATCGCCCTGCACCGGGCCCTGACCGAGCTCGGGATCGCCGAGGGAGTGCCCTCCTACGGGCACCTGCCGATGGTGACCGGGGAGGGGAACAAGAAGCTCTCCAAGCGGGCGCCCGAGTCGAACCTCTTCCTGCACCGCGAGCGCGGCTTCATCCCGGAGGGGCTGCTCAACTACCTGGCACTGCTCGGCTGGAGCATCTCCCCGGACAACGACATCTTCACCCAGGACGAGCTGGTCGCCGCCTTCGACGTGACCGATGTGAACCCGAACCCCGCGCGCTTCGACCAGAAGAAGGCGGAGGCGATCAACGCCGCCCACCTGCGGCTGCTTCCTGCTGAGGACTTCCGCGCCCGGTTGGTGCCGTACCTGCACCAGGCCGGAGTGGTCCCCGCAGGCACGTACGAGGAACTGACGGCGGAGCAGCAGCGGCTGCTCGAGCTCGCTACGCCACTGGTCCAGGAGCGGATGACGTTGCTCGGCGAGGCACCCGGGATGCTCGGGTTCCTGTTCGTGGCCGACGACGATCTCGTCGTGGACGAGGAGGCGCGTGCGGCGCTGCGCGCGGAGGCCGCCGACGTGCTCGATCGGTCCATCGAGGTGCTCGAGGGTCTGGACGACCTGAGCCCCGAGCCGCAGCAGGCGGCCCTCAAGGCCGTGCTGGTGGAGGAGCTGGGCATCAAACCACGGTTCGCGTTCGCCCCGCTGCGGGTGGCGATCACCGGACGGCGGGTCTCACCTCCGCTGTTCGAGTCCATCGAGATCCTCGGCAAGGACTCCGCGCTCACCCGGTTGCGGGCGCTGCGGGCCAGCTTGTAG